The following is a genomic window from Chitinophaga caseinilytica.
AAGGCGGCAGCAACGGGAGCAGGCTGGTGCGCATGCGCCGGCAACTGGAGCAAAATAGCCGGAACGGTGGCCGGCAGGAGGCGAATATGATGGGGCGTTCGCATAGTTTGGGGGAAAATCAAGCAAAAATAACCGCTTTATACTATGATTTGTACGTTCCGTCTGCCGAAACCGCCATTTCACATGTTTATGTGGCGGAGGTTATTGTTAAGCTGTTTACCTTTGCCATTACGAGAAACGATGCAATGCACAACCCCATGTACTGACTCCGGAACCTGAGAATCTTTCAGTTACATCGCGGATGCCCCTTTCCGACCGCAATATGTGGAAGGGATTGTTATGCAACTGCATTTACATTATAAAAACGCCTTATAGGAATATGCTGCTAATATAACGGGCGCAAGCTTCTGCTTGTGCCTTTTTTATTTCCCGAAAAATTCCCGATTTGAAAAACCTTTCCCGCTACGATTCCCGTCCTTTGCGGGAATCCGGCATGCCGGCACTGATAAAGAAGCACATTTTATGAAGATTTTTTTCCGGAATATCCACCTTTACCTCAGCCTGGCCGCGGGCCTCGTCATCATGGTCACCTGTTTTACCGGGGCCGTGCTCGTTTTCGAAGAAGAGCTCAATCATACTTTTTCAAAAGAAAGATATTACGTTGACCCTCAGGGCGAAAGACTACCACTGGCCCAGCTGGTCAGCAACCTGAACGAAAAGGTGCCTGGCGCGAAAGTGAGCGCATTCAGGATTTACAACGATCCTGCGCGGAGCGTGGAACTGACTTTCTCGCCGGCTGAAAAGAAAGGCGAAAAGAAAGAAGGCGCCGGCGAAAAGAAGAAAGACGCCAAACCAGCGGCCGGTCGGCCGGGTGGTGGCGGAGGCGGTGGAAAGAAAGCTTTCATGAACCCGTACACCGGCGAAGTGATCGAAGTATACGTGTACCAGGATACGTTTTTCTATACCATGTTCGCGCTGCACCGCTGGATGCTGGGCGGCGCCGTGGGCAAGATGATCGTGGGCGTTTGCACCCTGGTTTTCCTGTTCATTATTCTGACGGGGATCATCCTGTGGTGGCCCAAAACGCGGAATATTCTCAAGCAGCGGCTGAAAGTGAAGTGGGACGCGGGCTGGAAGCGCCTGAACCATGATCTGCACATCGTTCTGGGCTTCTACGCGGCCATCTTCCTGTTCATTTTTGCATTTACGGGGCTGGCCTGGTCGTTCGAATGGTTCAACGACGGGATCTATAAAGTGACGAACTCTTCACCCAAAGGCACGCCCCCGCCCGTATCGAACTATGTTGCGGAAGCGAAGCCCGTTGCCTTCGATGTGGTGTATCAAAAGGCCAAAACCACTGTGCCGGATGCGCATTTCTACAACATCGCCAAACCGAAAGACTCCGCCGCCGCGTACAGCGTCAGCATGATCACACCACGATCGGCGCACGAATCCGCATCGGATAACCTGTTCATCGACCAGTATTCAGGAGAGGTTTTGCAGTTGCAGGCTTTCGGGGACAGAAACCTGGGACAGCGGGTACGCAGCACCTTCAAACCGGTGCATATCGCTTCCATCTGGGGCACGCCGTCCAAAATCATCGGGCTCATCGTTTGCCTGTTGGGCGTCACCTTCCCCATCACCGGCATCATCATGTGGATCAATCGTTTGCGCAAACAAAAGAAAACAGGGAAATCGAAAGCCCGGTCGCCGCAGGAAGCGGCTGCCGCATAAGGCGAAATTCATGATAGGGGAAAGCAGTGCCACGGCGCTGCTTTTTCTTTTTCATCCAACCTCAATCGCCACCGCCGCCATCTCCTCCACCGTCGCCACCGCTATCTCCGCCGCTATCTCCGCCACTATCCCCCCAGTCGCCGCTGGCGCCGCCACCACCACCATCGCCACCGCCATAACCGCCGAAGGAATCGGATGCGGAATTGTTATCGCCCGTGGCGGAATCGGAATAGCTCCAGGGGGAGGATGACGTGTAATCGCTGTTGCCATTGCCTTTCAGCCGTTTCCGGAACAGGAAGAAGAGGAGCGTCGCCAGGCCGAAAGCCGCGAGTGGCCAGAAAAACAGGAGCGTTTCCAGGGAAACGAGCAGGACCGCGGGATAAATTTGCAAGCTGAACATCGGTATGTTAATTTAAAGGGCGTTTCGGACGGAAATGCTATTTTAGGGAAATTACCATTTAATTAACCGAAAGTATCCAATTTTGCGCATGTCGGATACCTATGACCACGACGAAGAACTGAACTCGCACTGGGACGCCGTTCTACTCGGCGACGCCGCGGCATATGCGCAGGTGCATGCCCGGCTCTATCCCCTGCTGTTCCGGTATGGACTGGCCATCCTCGGCGACGGGGACCTGGCCGAAGACGCCGTGCAGGAAGTTTTCATCCGCATCTGGGCCAAAAAGTCCACCATCGGCCCCACCCGCAATCTTCGCGCGTTTTTCTTCGCCTCCCTGCGCCGCCATTGCCTCAACCAGCTGCGCAGCCTCAAAACCCTGCAAGTCCTCACCGCTCCCGACCCCGACATCGAATTTTCTCCCGAAGACATTATTATATCCGAAGAATCTGCCGCCGCCCGGCGCAACACCATCGCGCAATACCTCAATCAGCTGCCCCGCCGCCAGAAGGAAGCCCTTTACCTGCGATTCTACGAATCCCTTTCGTACGACGAGATCGCGGCCATCATGAAGGTAAATTACCAATCGGTCGTGAACCTCGTCCACAAAGCCATTGCGCAACTCCGGAAATGGATGGGCCAATTGCCGCTGTGGTGGCTGGTTTGGCAGATTTTTTAAAAATATTTCCCAAAAAAGGAGTATCCCCGGCGCATTTTCGTGTCTTTCTATAAAACACGTTATGGAAGATCCTTCCTTACCGCAAGACCCAGATAAAGCCCCGTTCCGGTTCCGCCGGCGGGAGGTGCCCGCGTCGCAGGTCGGCCGCAGTTGGGAACGGATCGCTCCCGAACTGGAAAAAGACCGCATCACAAGCCCCGCCGCACGCTTCGCCTCCTGGCAGCCGCAGTGCTCGTGCCGGCCATCGCCTGGGGAGGATATATGCTCTATTGTAACCTGCTATTCGACAATATGCGCGAATATCACACCCAATACGGCGAAATGAAACAGGTGATGCTGCCCGACAGTTCCACCGTTTTCCTCAACGCCAATTCCACCCTCCGCATACCCGCCGAATGGAAAAGCGCCGAAAGCCGCAGCGTGTGGCTCGACGGGGAAGCGTATTTCGAGATCACCAAACATCCCGGCGCCGCCGATGCCCGGTTTATCGTCCACACCCCGGAGATCGACGTGGAAGTGCTCGGCACCAAGTTCAACGTAAATATGCTGGAAGCCCGCACCACCGTATCGCTCAAAGAAGGGAAGGTACAGCTCACCGCCAAATCCGACATCAGCGAAGGCCCCAAAGTGATCATGATGAAACCCGG
Proteins encoded in this region:
- a CDS encoding PepSY-associated TM helix domain-containing protein yields the protein MKIFFRNIHLYLSLAAGLVIMVTCFTGAVLVFEEELNHTFSKERYYVDPQGERLPLAQLVSNLNEKVPGAKVSAFRIYNDPARSVELTFSPAEKKGEKKEGAGEKKKDAKPAAGRPGGGGGGGKKAFMNPYTGEVIEVYVYQDTFFYTMFALHRWMLGGAVGKMIVGVCTLVFLFIILTGIILWWPKTRNILKQRLKVKWDAGWKRLNHDLHIVLGFYAAIFLFIFAFTGLAWSFEWFNDGIYKVTNSSPKGTPPPVSNYVAEAKPVAFDVVYQKAKTTVPDAHFYNIAKPKDSAAAYSVSMITPRSAHESASDNLFIDQYSGEVLQLQAFGDRNLGQRVRSTFKPVHIASIWGTPSKIIGLIVCLLGVTFPITGIIMWINRLRKQKKTGKSKARSPQEAAAA
- a CDS encoding sigma-70 family RNA polymerase sigma factor, whose translation is MSDTYDHDEELNSHWDAVLLGDAAAYAQVHARLYPLLFRYGLAILGDGDLAEDAVQEVFIRIWAKKSTIGPTRNLRAFFFASLRRHCLNQLRSLKTLQVLTAPDPDIEFSPEDIIISEESAAARRNTIAQYLNQLPRRQKEALYLRFYESLSYDEIAAIMKVNYQSVVNLVHKAIAQLRKWMGQLPLWWLVWQIF
- a CDS encoding FecR family protein, producing MGTDRSRTGKRPHHKPRRTLRLLAAAVLVPAIAWGGYMLYCNLLFDNMREYHTQYGEMKQVMLPDSSTVFLNANSTLRIPAEWKSAESRSVWLDGEAYFEITKHPGAADARFIVHTPEIDVEVLGTKFNVNMLEARTTVSLKEGKVQLTAKSDISEGPKVIMMKPGDEVQVDHEKSRLREAVNTDQIADWRNHRYHFENTSMQEIAAIIRTKYGYEVTLSPAAAKRTISGDLYARNIEQLSNALALTMNLSIEHANHKISISTKD